The following nucleotide sequence is from Streptobacillus canis.
AGTAGGTAAAGAAAGATTGTCACAAGATGATTTTATTAGAATAAAATTATGGGAAGAACAAAACAAAATGTGTATTTATTCAGGTAAGCCTATAGAAAGACATCAATTAATTAGTGCAGAAGTACAAGTTGATCATATTTTACCTTATTCAAAATCTTATGATAATTCTTATTCAAATAAAGTGTTGGTACTTTCAAAAGAAAACCAAGATAAAAAAGAAAGAACACCTTATCAATGGCTTAAAGATACTCAAAAATGGGAAGAATTTAGAAGAAGAGTTGAATTAAATATTAATATTAATAATAAAAAGAAAGAAAATTTACTTTTTAAAGAAGAAGTAGTAAAAGATGATTTTTTAGAAAGAGAATTACATGCAACAAGTTATTCTTCAAGACTTGCATTAAATATTTTCCAAAGATTAATTCCAGTTTCTGAAGAAGCTAAATATGATAAAGATGGTAATGAAAAAACCAAATACATATATAATAGAAATGTTGTAGCATTTAATGGTAAAATGACATCTAAATTGAGAACACTTTATGGATTAAACAGGTTTACACATAATTTCGAATCAGGAGATCTTGAAATTAAAAATAAGAATTTTAGTATAAAACCATTTATAATAAATAAAGACAGCTTAGTAATAAGTGCAGAGAATTTAGAAACAGGTTTAGTAGTTTCAACTGAAACAAAAGTTGAGAAAAATAAATCAGGTGAGTTTAAAACTGTTAAAGATGAAGTATTACAAAAGGAACTTTCTAAAAAGATTAATTTAGAAAAAATTTCTGAAGATTTTGAAAATAAAGTTCTTTTTGATGTAAAAGTTGTTGATGTGGAAGAAATAAAAAATGTTGAAAGTGAAATTACTTCAATATTATTTAAAATGCTAAGCAATTTAAAGGAACAAGTTTATAGTAAAAATAGAGATAATCACCTACATCATGCTTTAGATGCTTTCCTTTTAACAAATATGACTAAATCAATGCAGATGAAATTGACTAAGTTTAATCAATTGATCTCAAGTTTAAAAAATAGAGATGAAGAAATATTGATTGAAGAAAAAGGGGAATATGTAAATCCAAGAGAATTTGCAGAAGAGCTAAATAAAGAGAAATTTGTGGATATAAATGGAAATGAAAAGGGGATGAAATTTACTATTGATGGAAAAGAATATAAGTTATCGTTAACAAAACCATATGATGATTTCTATAATGATATTAAATTTAAAATCTTTGATAAAAGAGAAATACCTAAATTTCCATTTCATGTAGTTAAGTCTAAGGTTAAAGGGGCCTTACATGCAGAAACAATATTAGGTGAAAGTAAAGGGGAAATTACTAAGAGAGTATCAGTATTTAATTTAGATAATAAAAAACTTGAGAAACTATTTGATAAGGAAAATACACAGAAAGAAATATATCAAACACTTATTAAGTGGATTGCAAGTAAGAGTAAAGAATATCCAAGACTAAAGAATGGAAATATAATTAAAAAGGTTAAATTAGTTGATGGAAATAAAGATAAATTAATAAAACTTGGAGATAAAAGATATGTGGAAATGGGGCAAACTATAGTTAAAATCCTTGTTTTTGAAAAAGATGGAGAACAAGGTTTAAGATTTGCTTCTTTAGGAAGATATAACTATAACTTATTAAAACAAGGTAAAGATTTTGATATAATGATATGGAAATCTCAAGGTGAAAAGAACTCTCAAAAGGTAAACTATAATAAATTAGAAGAAAATGGATATAAATTAAAATATGAATTAGTCTCAGGTGAATGTATCAAATTAGAATTAAATTCAGGAGCAGTATGTGAATGCTTAGTTGTTGGGTTTGGGTCAGGGTTATTTGAAGTTAATACACTTTTAGGTGATGGATTAGATTTAATTGACAATAATATTTTTAGAAGTGTTAGAAAACAATACCAAATTACTATCTCAAATATAAAATCAATTAAAAAAGTTTCAAAAAATATATTAGGTGATTATGATGCCTTTTAGACAAATATTGATAACACAAAAATCGTATATTCATTTTGAAAATGATAATTTAATTATTGAAAGGGATGAAAAAAAGTTATCAGTTCCAATTAATGATATTGCAATAATAGTTTTTGAATCAC
It contains:
- the cas9 gene encoding type II CRISPR RNA-guided endonuclease Cas9 (Cas9, originally named Csn1, is the large, multifunctional signature protein of type II CRISPR/Cas systems. It is well known even to general audiences because its RNA-guided endonuclease activity has made it a popular tool for custom editing of eukaryotic genomes.), which encodes MKYTLGLDLGVASIGWAVTKINENGEPIGLVDANSVIFTPLDNDKGKLYNVERRNKRGGRRILRRKQHRIERTKELLLKSKFVTETELKEIYKGKIQDIYSIRLKGLTDQLEKNDIERLMIFYCKNRGFKSNRKTDELELLESLKKKSSENDSDEKKLKPIIARNTEIIEKEGLTPIEVIYMTRENDNTILGFKNKEGNYKFGFKRNQVIDEAKKILGNQKLVSKELLDSYIEILSSQRDFSDGPGGNSMYKIDYSKLAGTCKYTGEPRAVKASPSFEIFVMLQKLNNIRYFDFNSENKREKKKLDKDTIQRIYELVFFKDKKLTYSLIQENIKSKNIRILDIPQLSRNEYIKNRKSFFGEINKDDIIEEQIIEFNEKLNKERMKQELVKNNLAVYKKLKSDFKKNGISEERINELGGIDFLDLVAEILTYAKTDTKVDYYVENVERYKVFKEAKDIVEVIKGFPNYTRNGNLSLSLIKKLNSKLLEGMDYEASLSSLNYYIDTNTDWKKFPTIAQIEETLNTKITNPNVKHILVILRKLYNTILFKYGRPEKVHLELARDFSNDFSTRNIIKREQLDNKVKKEVAAFEMYGENKDIVVGKERLSQDDFIRIKLWEEQNKMCIYSGKPIERHQLISAEVQVDHILPYSKSYDNSYSNKVLVLSKENQDKKERTPYQWLKDTQKWEEFRRRVELNININNKKKENLLFKEEVVKDDFLERELHATSYSSRLALNIFQRLIPVSEEAKYDKDGNEKTKYIYNRNVVAFNGKMTSKLRTLYGLNRFTHNFESGDLEIKNKNFSIKPFIINKDSLVISAENLETGLVVSTETKVEKNKSGEFKTVKDEVLQKELSKKINLEKISEDFENKVLFDVKVVDVEEIKNVESEITSILFKMLSNLKEQVYSKNRDNHLHHALDAFLLTNMTKSMQMKLTKFNQLISSLKNRDEEILIEEKGEYVNPREFAEELNKEKFVDINGNEKGMKFTIDGKEYKLSLTKPYDDFYNDIKFKIFDKREIPKFPFHVVKSKVKGALHAETILGESKGEITKRVSVFNLDNKKLEKLFDKENTQKEIYQTLIKWIASKSKEYPRLKNGNIIKKVKLVDGNKDKLIKLGDKRYVEMGQTIVKILVFEKDGEQGLRFASLGRYNYNLLKQGKDFDIMIWKSQGEKNSQKVNYNKLEENGYKLKYELVSGECIKLELNSGAVCECLVVGFGSGLFEVNTLLGDGLDLIDNNIFRSVRKQYQITISNIKSIKKVSKNILGDYDAF